The genome window CGGAATATTTAAACGTCGCACATCCCCATCCACCCGGATAAGTGGCGGTACACCGGCCGATAAATGCAGATCCGAGGCTTTATGTTGCACACTAAAGGCGAGTAATTCGGTAATATCCATGGTGGAAAGCACTCCAAAGCAAGGGCTACAAACAGAGTTGATATGACAAACAACATAGCAGAAGCGTTGAAATCAGCCTACAACGCCATCACAGAATTTCAGACAAAACAGCAATTAAACCAACAAAGTCGCCTTATTGCGGTGAGTAAAACCAAACCTGCAGCCTCTGTCGCAACAGCCTATCAGGCAGGTCAACGCGCTTTTGGTGAGAACTATGTGCAGGAACTGGTCAGTAAAGCAACAGAACTGCATCAGCTTGACGGCATAGAGTGGCATTTTATTGGCCCTATTCAGTCGAATAAAACCAAAGACATAGCGCTTTATGCCGACTGGGTTCACAGCATTGACCGTTTAAAAATTGCTGAACGTTTATCAGCACAGCGCCCTTCGGATAAAACACCACTGCAGGTGCTGCTGCAGGTCAATATCAGCGGCGAAGAGTCCAAATCAGGCATAAACCCTGCTGATTTAATGAATTTAGCAACTCAAGTCGCCAAATTGCCACAACTTACACTCAAAGGCTTAATGGCTATTCCAGAGCCAGGCAAAGGCGCTGAAGCTTTTGCGCAAATGCAAAAGCTGTCACTGCAATTGCAACAACAACATCCTGATGCAAAAGAACTTTCCATGGGCATGTCAGATGACTGGCAAGACGCTCTGCGCTTTGGTTCTACTATGATAAGATTAGGCACGGCCATTTTCGGAGCCAGGGAAACAAATTCGCATGAATGAAAATATTGACAGTACGGTCGCATTTATTCAGGGAAATCATTTCGCATGAATGACAACACAGTCGCATTTATCGGCGCTGGCAATATGGCGCAGTGCATTATTGGCGGTATGATTAAGCAGGGTTATCCGGCTGAAAACATTATTGCCGCCAATCGTAATGCCGAAAAATTAAAGGTCTTGAAAAGCCAGTATAAGATTGAAACCACCACAGACAATATCGAAGCTGTGACTAAATCTGATGTCATAGTACTGGCGGTGAAACCACAGATGATGGCTGAAGTCTGTCAGCAACTGATAGAGCAAGCGCCAGAATGTCAGGAAAAACTGTTTATTTCAGTCGCAGCTGGTATTTCTGTCGAGCGTTTTGAACAGTTATTGGGCCAGGTACGTATTATCCGCGCTATGCCTAATACCCCGGCTTTGGTGGGTTTAGGCGTCACAGGTTTGTTTCCAAGCCGCTGCTCTGTGTACGAGCAATCTTTTACTGAAAAGTTGTTTGCAGGCACAGGCAAAACTGTCTGGCTGGAAAAAGAGCAGGATATCAACGCCATTATTGCCATCACTGGCAGTGCACCGGCCTATTTTTTCTATTTTATGCAGGCCATGCAACAAGTAGCGCAAGAACTGGGCTTTGATGAAACGCAGGCCAAAGCTATGGTGGTCCAAACAGCTTTAGGTGCAGCGACCATGGCTAATCAGTCAGAGCTATCTTTTGAAGCTTTGCGTGCTCAGGTGACGTCCAAAGGTGGCACCACTCACGAAGCTATTGAAACTTTTAGACAACATAATCTTGAAAGCATGGTCAAAGACGCCATGTATGCAGCGATACGCCGTGCTGAAGAAATGGCAAAAACTCTTTAAGGACTCATAATGACCGAAGCATTCTTTTTTCTGTTAAGCAGCCTAATTAAACTTTATTTGATGGTGGTGTTATTACGCATCTGGCTGCAAAGCGCCAAAGCTGATTTTTACAATCCGTTCAGTCAGTTTGTGGTGAAGGCGACTAATCCGGCCATTGTTCCGCTGCGCCGTTTTCTGCCAAGCATGGGCCCGATCGACACAGCCAGTTGGATCTTCGCTTTTGCTATTTGTGTACTGCATGTGGTGATAGTGCAATTGCTGCAATTAGGTCAGGTGCTTTATATCTATCTGCCGTTAAGTGCATTGGTATTGCTGATCACCGAAGCGCTGCAACTGGCATTCTGGATTTTAGTGATACGCGCTTTACTGAGCTGGTTCAGTCAGGGCCGTAATCCGGTAGAACTGGTGATGCACCAATTGACCGAACCTTTATTACGTCCGGTACGCAGAGTGATCCCTGTGATGGGTGGTTTGGATTTGTCTTTACTGGTGGTGCTTTTAGGTATCCAGTTTATCCAGATTTTATTGAGTAATATGTTACGTGGTTTCTAAATGTTAACCCGACTGGCCAATGGCGATGTCCTGCTTCAATTGCATGTGCAGCCAGGCGCCAGTCGTGATCAGTTTTTAGGCCTGCATGGCGATGCCATCAAGGTAGCGATTAAAGCACCTCCTGTTGATGGCAAAGCCAATGCGCATTTACAGCAGTTTCTGGCATTGTGTTTTGACGTTCCTAAACGTCAGGTACTGCTGGAAAAAGGCGAACTGAGCCGGCAGAAAAAATGGCGCATTGTCGCTCCCTGCTCTGTTCCCGATGCCTTACAACCTTATCTGGAGTCCTGATGAAATACTATCTGTTGGCAGCAAGCCTGATTCTGACCCTGTTTATAAACCCGGTTCAGGCTGAACAAAAAAAAGTGCTGGGGCCATGGGATGTGCATTACATCGCCTTTGACAGCACCATGCTGGATGCCAAAGTAGCGCAAAGTTACCAGTTGCAACGCAGTAAATACGAAGCAGTGCTGAATATCTCGGTTCTGAATAGCAAGGACCAAAAAGCACAACAAGTGCGGATTTCCGGCACAGCTACAGATCTAACTCAAAAGCAGATTGAGCTGACCTTTCGTGAAGTGAAAGAAGGTGACGCCATTTATTATCTGGCACAGGTGCCGGTGCACGACCAAAAACACCTAAACTTTAAACTGGATATCTGGCAAGGTACAGAAAACCAGAAGTTGGAGTTTTCTCAGGTCTTCTATACAGAATAATCCTCTTTTTACGGCTCAGTATCCCTGAGCCTTTTTGTTTCAAAGGTTTCTCTTATGCATAAACTTGTTTTAGCCACTGGCAATAAAGGCAAATTGGCCGAGTTATCTGCCCTTCTCGCACCTTTTGACTGGCAAGTGTTGCCGCAGTCCGATTTTCAGGTGCCGGACGCTATTGAAGATGGCTTAAGTTTTATTGAAAACGCGCTGATTAAAGCCCGCCATGCCAGCCGTTTAACCGGCTTACCCGCTGTTGCAGACGATTCAGGTTTAGCTGTGGATGCTTTAGGTGGCGCGCCTGGTATTTATTCAGCCCGTTATGCCGGTGAGCACGGCAATGATTTAAAAAACCTGCAGCAGTTGCTGGTGGATTTAAAAGATGTACCACAAGGCGTGCGTGCAGCACAGTTTCACTGTGTATTGGCTTTTGTCCGTCATGCGAACGACCCGGTTCCTGTGATAGCTCATGGTATCTGGCATGGCCAGATTGCTTTTGACGCTGCAGGTTCAGGTGGTTTTGGCTATGACCCGATATTTTTGCCTGATGATTCGAACGGTAGTGCAGCTGAATTAACCTCAGAGCAGAAAAAGCAGCTGAGCCACAGAGGCAAAGCCTTGCGCTTATTGGTGTCTTTATTAAAAGGTGAACAACTAAAAGGCGAACAAGGCTGATGAACCTTGCATCGACCATACAGCTGCAATTGCCGCCGCTGGCACTTTATATTCATATTCCCTGGTGTATTCAAAAATGCCCTTATTGCGACTTTAACTCGCATGCAGTCAAACAAGGCATTCCGGAGCAGGAATATATCAGCCATTTATTGGCTGATTTACGTCAGGACCTGGGTTACGTACAGGGTCGTGAAATCAGCTCGATTTTTATTGGCGGCGGTACGCCCAGCACTTTTACCGGTGAGGGTATTCAGGCCATTTTAGATGGCGTGCGTACGGAGCTTCAGCTGACAAGAGATTGCGAAATCACCATGGAAGCCAACCCTGGCACAGTGGAAGCAGCACGTTTTACCGCTTATGTGGCAGCAGGTGTCACACGTTTTTCTATTGGTGTGCAAAGTTTTCAGACAGAACAACTCAAAGCCTTAGGCCGTATTCATGATTGTGATGAAGCGATAAAAGCAGCACAGCTGGCCGCTACTTTGCCGCTTAAAAGCTTTAACCTGGATTTAATGCACGGCCTGCCCAATCAGGATGTCACAGGAGCTTTGGCAGATTTACAGCAAGCTATTGATTTAAAACCGCCGCATTTATCCTGGTATCAGTTGACCATTGAACCTAATACCGCCTTCGCGTCTCGCCCTCCTGTGTTGCCGGAAGATGAAGCCTTATGGGATATTCAGGAGCAAGGCCATCAGCTGTTACAACAGCATGGCTACACTCAGTACGAAATCTCAGCCTATAGCCAGCCTGGTCTGCAATGCAGACATAACCTGAACTACTGGCGTTATGGCGACTACTTAGGTATTGGCTGTGGTGCTCATGGCAAAATCACAGTGCCAGAGACAGGTAAAATTATCCGGCCGGTCAAAATCAAACACCCCAAAGGCTATATGGATATCAGCAAAGGTTATCTGGATGAAAGCACTGAAGTGCAGCCTGATGATCGTGCCTTTGAGTTTTTTATGAACCGCTTTCGTTTACTCGAAGCTTGTCCTAAACAGGATTTCAGCGCTTATACCGGCTTGCCCATCACATCTGTGGAAGATGCGCTTGCCAAAGCAAAACAACTGGGGTTAATTAACAGCACAGAAACACACTGGCAAATCAGCCCAAAAGGCGCCAGGTATCTGAACGATTTGCTAGCACTATTTATCGACTAACCATTCATAAAACAAAGGTCTATTTATGTATTTACGTTACTCAGCACTGGCGCTGGCGGTAAGCTTAGCAACAGTAGCAGGCTGTAAACCGGCCCCTACCCCTATCGATCAAAGCAAAATCATTGAAGCCACTGTGGTTCTGACTGAAAACCAAAAAGCAGACGCTCTGTTTGAAAGTATTTTCCAGCAATCAGTGGATAACAGCCCGGAAACCCAAACGGGTTTAGGTTTAAAAACCAATTACGACCAATGGGACGATTTATCTCAGGCACATCGTGATAAAGAGCTGGAGCAAACCAAACAGCAACTGGCTTTAGTACAGGCGCTGAATATGCAAAGCCTCGACAGCGGCCGTCAGTTGAGTGTGAAATTACTCACCGCAGCCTTGCAGGAAGAGTTGGACGACGCCAAGTGGGACTTGTACAGCTACCCTGTCAACCAAATGTATGGCACTCATTCCAATGTGCCATCGCTGCTGATTAACCAGCACAGCATTAGCAATGAAAGTGATGCCAAAGCCTATATTGGCCGTTTAAAAGGCGTAACTACCTACTTCAAACAGTTAGAGCAACTGCTGCAAGCCCGTGCTGATGCAGGTGTGTTACCACCGAAATTCGTCTTTGCTCATGTGATAGGAGCCAGCCGAAACATTATCAGCGGCGCACCTTTTGACGGTGGTAATGACAGCACCTTACTGGCAGATTTCCGTGGCAAAGTGCAGGAATTAAAGCTGGAACAAGCTGAAAAAGATTTGCTGATCAAAGAAGCTGAGCTGGCATTAGTCGGTAGTGTAAAACCAGCGTATGAAAACCTGATCAGTCTGCTTACCACACTGGAAGAAAAAGCTGGTACTGAAGATGGGGTATGGCGCTTTAAAGATGGCGCTGAGTTTTATGCCACCCGCTTAGCCCGTATTACCACAACCGACTACAGCGCTGAAAAAATTCACCAGTTGGGTTTATCTGAAGTGGCGCGTATTCATGATGAAATGAAAACCATCATGAAAAAAGTCGGCTTTAAAGGTGATTTACAACAGTTTTTTGCCTTTATGCGTGACGATCCACAGTTTTATTATCCAGATACAGCAGAAGGCAAGGCCGCTTATTTAGCCGAAGCTACCCGTATTATCGATACGATGAAATCGCGTCTGGACGAGCTGTTTATCGTCAAGCCTAAGGCCGATATGGTGGTCAAAGCGGTAGAGCCGTTCCGTGAGCAATCCGCTGGTAAAGCCTTTTACGAACAACCATCCATGGACGGCAGCCGCCCTGGTATTTATTACGCCAATCTGTACCGCATGAGTGGTATGCCGAAGTATCAGATGGAAGCTTTGGCTTATCATGAAGGTATTCCAGGCCACCATATGCAAATTGCCATAGCGCAGGAGCTGGACAATGTGCCTAAGTTCCGCAAGTTTGGTGGTTACACCGCTTATATCGAAGGTTGGGGTTTATACACTGAATTCCTGCCAAAAGAGATTGGCATGTATCAGGATCCCTACTCCGACTTCGGCCGTTTAGCCATGGAACTGTGGCGCGCTTGTCGTTTAGTGGTCGACACCGGTTTACATGATAAAAAATGGTCTCGCGAGCAAGCGATTCAATACCTGGTCGACAATACGCCAAACTCCAAAGGCGAAGCGGTCAACGCCATTGAACGTTACATCGTCATGCCTGGACAAGCCACGGCTTACACTGTTGGTATGTTGAAAATGCTGGAACTGCGCGAAAAAGCCAAAACAGCGCTGGGCGACAAGTTCGACATCCGCCAATTCCACGACGTAGTACTGAAAAACGGCGCTGTGCCATTGGATGTGCTGGAGCAGTTAGTGGATCAATATATTCAGTCGGCAAAAGCCAAGGCTTAAACGGACATTTTGCTAATGTTTTGTCTTTCTAAGGCGCCCCTGGTGGGCGCCTTTTTTATGCTGAAGGCCATCTGCTGAAATTCTCCCTGAAACGCTAAAAGTGACTGTTTCTTAAGCTCAGCTATGGATCAAATAAGGTAAAGCTATTAAACGGATTCGTAACAGGATAGCCGTTCCGTTATGCCGAAAATTTCTACACACTGTGCCTTATCCCATTATTGTGGCTTAAGGATACGCTTCAATGTTTACCGTTAAAACCTTCAGTACAAATAGAAAACCCTTAGCGCAGCTGTGTCTGGCTTTATCTTTTTCAGGGATCCTGGCCTGCGGCACGGCACAGGCAGAGACAGCACCTTCAAGCTTCGACAACCCTATTATTAAATACGATACCAAAAACCCAACCAATGAAGTGGGCGACTTGATCTACACAGCAGACCCGGCCGCTTTGGTACTTGATGACACTTTGTATCTGTATAGCACCCACGATGAGGCGGTACCGGATGGCAAAGATTATCGCATGTACGACTACAGGCTTTGGACCAGTAAAGACTTAGTCAACTGGCAAAACAAAGGTGCTGTATTTCGCTACTCAGACTTTCCGTGGGCCAGAGGAGATCAAAAAACCGGCAACGCTTACGCTCATCACGTGATCCACCGTAAAGATGCTTCGGGTAAGTCTAAATACTATTTTTATGCCGCAGTAGAAGGCGGACAAACCGAAGGGAAATTTGGCTTTTCTATTGGCGTGGCGGTATCGGATAACCCTGAAGGCCCTTTTAAAGACGCACGCGGTATGCCGATGATTTTGCTGGAAGATACAGCAAAGGATAAAGATCACACCTGGCGCAATATAGACCCGGCCGTATTTATTGATGATGACGGCAAAGCCTACCTGTATTGGGGTAACCAGCAGTTATGGTGGGTTGAGCTTGAAGCCGATTTAGTCCATCTGAAAGGCGAAAGCTACAGCCTGGATGCAGAAGGCAAGATGCAAAACCGCGATACCAGCAAGGTCAAAATTCATGCTGTCGATACCTTACCGAATTTCGAAGAAGGCCCTTATCTTTCAAAACATAACGGTATCTATTATTTGGTTTATGCGGCGGGTTTTCCGGAAAGCTTAGCCTATGCCACCAGCTCATCCGCCTCAGGCCCATGGAAATACCAGGGCATCATTATGGAACCTCTGCCTAACACCACCACTATCCACCCGGCTATGTTTGATTTTAAAGGCAACACCTATCTCGCTTATCACAGCGCTGACCTGCCGGGAGGAGGCAATTACCGGCGATCAGTCAGCCTCGACCGAGTGTATTTCAATAAAGACGGCACTATTAAACCTATAGTGAGAACCTCAAAGAAATAGCCCGAACCATCTGTTTATTCAGAAGATAAAAAAGGAAAGGAATGAGATGAAAGATTCAACTATAAATCGCAGCTCGTCAGGCTTGAATAAGTTTCGACAAGGCTTTCTGCTGGCAGCTTGTTTGTTCACAGCGCAGGCGGTTGCTCAATCAAACGACGTCATGACTCCCATCACATCGCCCGATCAGAGCAATGCGATAGAGCTTGGTACAGGTCCACTGCCTGATGCCAAGGCACAAGAATCCTGGCATTCGCAGTATGGCAGCAGATTTGCGCGTAACGTCACAGTAGCCACCCTGACCCCATTTCTGCCCGATGCAAAAATAGCCAGCGGCGCAGCTGTGATTGTGGCACCTGGTGGTGGTTTTCGCACTTTATCCATGGACAACGAAGGCTGGGATGTCGCCAAAGCTCTGGCGAAGCAAGGTGTTGCAGCTTTTGTGCTGAAATACAGATTAAATCAAACACCGGCCGATATGGCAGCCTTTGAGCAAGAAATGGTGCAGATGTTTTCCGGTACTGCCCGCCGCCCGCCCCGCCCTGATCCGGCCGAAATGGTGAAACGTCTGGCACCACAACTAGAAGATTCAAGCGCGGCCTTTGCCCTGATCCGCAAACGCGCCACCGAATGGAAAATCGATCCGGACCGTATTGGCATGATAGGTTTTTCCGCCGGCGCTATGCTGACTATGGCAACGACACTGGTAGGTAAAGACACTAAACCTGCTTTTATCGCCAATATCTACGGCCCTTTGGCTGAAGTGGCAGTTCCAGCCGATGCGCCACCACTCTTTGTTGCCCTTGCCGCAGATGATCCTTTTTTCGCTAATGGTGACTTTGGCCTGATTAAAAGCTGGCAGCTAGCCAAGAAGCCGGTCGAGTTTCACTTTTACGAGCAAGGGGGTCACGGCTTTGGTATGTATCCGAAAGACACCACTAGTACTGGCTGGTTTAGTGCCTTCAGTAGCTGGTTAAAGATGCACGACATGATGAAACCTAAAGCCTAAAAGCCAGGCGGCTAATCTGGCCGCCTCCTGTGCATTCACGAAATCGTTACTGTAGGGGCGTCCCTTGTCGGCGCCCGTTTTCAGATGATCTGCCGGGCTCCTCAATAAATCCGCATCACATGGGGCCGATGTAAAGCAAGCAATCAAGAGACATTCATAATGAGAACTATAAAAACCATACTTTTAGGCGGGCTATTTATTTTCACCCCTTTTTCTCACGCCGATTTTGTGGACGACTTTAATACTAAATCAGTAGCAGGCTGGCAAACCTCGACCGGAGATGGCGAGGCGCAGTTAAAATTTATACCCATGGATGGTTTTGCTCGTATGCAGGTCGATGCAACTCAGGATCAACACAATATCTATTGGACCATTATCAAACGCGATATTGCCCAGTCCCTGGATATGGAAAAGCTGAAAAGCCCAAACTACGAATTACGCGTGGAAGCTCGCGTACGCCCCAGCCATTCACCGCGGCGGGTCAACTTTATGATCAACACACAGCGCACCACGGATTATCACGAGCATTTACGTGAATATGATCTGGGCCAGACTGCGGACTGGCAAGTGATCAGTATGACGACGCGCAACCTGGATGCAGTCGCTGGTGATCAAGTGAATATACAACTTGGAGTCACAGATTGGGGGCCAGGCGAATATCACTTAGATGTAGATTATTTTCGCGCTGAAGTGGTTCCAGTGAAGAATGCAAAACCGGATCTAGGCGAGCCTCTTGTTTATCATCCTCCTATCCCTGCACTTAAAAGCTTCACACAGCATCTGAAGGTAAAGCACGATGCAACTATTAACTCCGCATTCCCTTTAGTGAATTTCAATAAGTGGACATCCGACAATACACGCGTTTTAACAGTGAGCGCAGGGCAATACCCACTGCTGCGCTGGGACTTACAAAGCCTTCGCGGCCAAAAAGCCAATGGCGCTGGCGTCTTGGAGCTAACCACCCAGTCGCTGCAAAAAGGGGGCGACTATAGAGGCGCTTTGGGTGAAGATTTTGGTATTGAGTTCGATAAAGTAAGGGTGTTTGAAGTTTTCGGCGGCGATGAAAACTGGCAACAAAATACTGTCACCTTCAACAGTTTTACTCAGGGCAAAGATCTGCAATCGACCATAAACGGCCAAATGATTTTTGATACAGAGGTTGCTCAAGCTCAGGGGAAAACCCTGGTGACTATCCCGCGCCCCGTATTGCAACGCCTGCTCGATGGCACCACACGCGGACTCTTGCTGCAGCCACTAGGAGCGCTTGAAGTGTCGTTCTACGACTCAGAGCACGGCGATGGCAATCAAGCCCCTACATTGCATTTCAGTAGCAGCGCGCAATAAAGAGCTGAGGCCCCCCATGAACCATTTTTTTAAACTGCTAGCCATACTGAAACTGCTGGCCCTCTGCGCTGTAATAGCGCTTGCAGGCTGTACAACGCCATCAGCTAACACAGCGGCACCCAATCAAATCCACACCTGGCAGATGCAGGAAATTGTGCTGCTTGCAGAAAAGTCTTACCCAAATTATTACACCGACGTCGATATCTGGGTGCAGTTGAAGGGACCAGGCTTTGATAAACGCGTCTATGGTTTCTGGGATGGCGAGAATCGTTTTGTGGTGCGCGTGGTGGCCACCACGCCAGGCGAATGGACATGGCATAGTGCGTCGAACCACGCTGATGACGCGGGTTTGAATGGCCACTCAGGTTCCTTCACCGCCATTGAATGGCCTGCTGCTGAAAAAAAACAGAACCCTAACCGGCAAGGTTTTGTCCGTGTCTCGCAAAATGGTCACGCCCTTGAATATGCCGATGGTACGCCCTTTTTTATGGTCGGTGACACCTGGCTGGCTGGCACAACCTGGCGCTTGCCGTTTCGAAATGCGCCCACCTCAGATGATTACCAACCAGGCCCAGGTATTGGTTTTGAAGATGCAGTGGCTTTTCGTAAGAAACAGGGTTTTAACTCCGTCAGTATGATTGCCGCTTTTCCCAATTGGGATGCAGATTTAAACCCCAGCACCCACGCTGATAAAAATGGCATTTACTTGCGAAATGCCTGGGAAAAATTCGGTTACGACGTGGCAAGCGGAAAAGGTACAGATGCTTCGGGTGGCGTCAGTTATTGGGGTTCATTTACCGCAAAAAGTATGCGCGATGAATACGGCCACCTGCCCTTTGCTCTGTCTGCAGAGCATAAAGGTGTGTCAGATTTTACCCGCATCAACCCGGATTATTTCAAAAGTCTCGATCGCAAAATGAATTATTTGTCGCAACAAGGCTTTGTGCCGCTGCTGGAAACTGTGCGGCGTGACGTAGGCCCTTCATGGCATGCCTATTTTAATTTCAATGAAACTTTTGCCCGTTACACGCAGTATTTAATTGCGCGTTATGGTGCCAACAATATCGTATTTAGCGGTATTCATTTAGATTGGATCCCAAAAGAGTTCAGCCTGAGCGCCGCACAATTTAATGAAGCCCTGACCTATCACTTGAAAAAATATGGCCCACCGCCCTTTAACCAACCTGTGACTGTGCTTATTGATCGCTCTACGTATGAAGCCTTTGGTCATGCTGAACAAGTGCCCTGGCTGACCATGCACAGCGTAGGTAACAAACCACGCGATCATCGCGTAAGTTCCGCATTGGAAACGCAATTTAAACTAACGCCAGCCTATCCGACTATTAATTTCGAACCCTATTATACCGGCTGGCTTCACGAGATTAACAAACCCGCAGGTGAAGAACCGCCGGCAAATTCTGCACGGGATAATTATTTTGCGCGCGCACAAATGTATGGCTCAGTGCTTTCGGGCGGCTTGTCTGGCCATGTGCACGGCACTGCAGCCTATGACCTCACCTCTACCGGTGAACCCGCAGATGCCAGGCCGCATATCTGGGATGCATTAAATTACAAATCCGCCAGCTATATGCAGCATCTGCAGGCCTTTATGCTGTCGGAAGGCCGCCGCTATCAGGATTTATTATTAGCCTCTGACGAGATTTTTCCACGTAAAGCACCGGGCAGCCCAGAGGATGGGCTCGATGGTTGGTCCTATATGATGCGCACAACGGAAAAAGATCTCGCGCTGCTTTATTTTGAAAATAGGGCAGCCCTGCCAAGCTTAAAAGGCTTCGTGCCAGGTAAAACCTATACCTTGAAATGGTTCGATCCAATCAATGGTCAATGGCAACAAAGGGTTTCGATGACTGCGAATAGTGAAGGCACCTTATCCATACCGGCCTTTCCGCAAGATAAACAAATCGCCAGCCGCGATTGGGCTGCAAAAATACTGTTAGATCAATAAGGGCTGTTGTTATTGATTTGATTCAGCGGGAAAAGCAAAGCTAAAGCGATGTCAGCTTTGCCTCCGTTGCTTTTGTCTACCTGTATCATCACTTTATGAAGCCGACAGTGCTTGTACATCTGGACGAATATACAGTGTTATTTGCTTTTACCAGAAAACAGGCACGCTTTGGACAAACCAACAGGCACATTTATCTGTTGCTGAAGAAGGAAAAACACTCTAATTTAGATACTTAGAGCGGACCAGACTAAAAATAACAGGCCAGATAAAAGTAATAATGTGCCAGCACGCTTTTGGTTGCAGTGATCAGTGGTTGATTGTAATTAATCAGTTTTTATCAATACGTTAAAGCTGGCGGGTCATCTGGTATAACCAGAGAAAGCGTGCTGGCACAATATACAAATGTTAGGTAATCATATGAATAAGTGTATATTTCTGGCCTTTTTATTAATTTCATTCGGCATTAATGCTGTTGAAATAAAGCCATTCCCCCGAGCGAAGATAACTGTTGAGCAATGGCAAGAATACTTTAATAAAGTAAGCAATGATTTTGGCGAAACAAAAAGAACTTATGAAGATCAGAATTTAGTCGTTTTCTCAAATGATGAATTGCGTGCAAATTTTGCTTTCACCACAAAAAATCATCCTGCGCATCCTGCTTGGGTGACCAGATATGTAACCCAGAGCAACGACTCGGTTAATATTGCTCAGATAGGCTACTTTGCGGGTGATGAAGCACCTTTCGCAAAGCTGTTTCAAGAGTATGCAAAACTAAACGACAGAGTTAAAGAAAACTTAGGGCTAGAAAATGGTACAAATTAAGAAAGACCCTAACAAGTTACTTAATTTCGTTCCGGCCACGAAAAGCATTGCCTCCACGGGACTGCCTACGGTGCGCTGCGGCAGCCCATTAGTAATGCGTTATGCAAAAGAAGTGAATCGGTGAAATTTTCTAAAGTAAAAAACAGATATATAAAATTGTTTAGCCTTTTTGTGCTGTCTTGCTTTCTGACGTGGTCAATCGGCAGGCCGCAGGTTGAAATGGCTCATAGAATTTCCTACTCCACTTGCAGCGGCATATCGCCCTCATCATCCTATGAATCCATAAGGAGTATGTTCGGTGATTTGGATGCTCTGAAGTATCCAAAAATTACGGATTATAGGTCGTCGGTAGTATTCCCATTTTTCGTATACAGTGATGGCGGTATTGGGTCTTGCAAATTCAAGGAAACGACGTTTTGGTTTTTAGGATTTGTTTTCCCCATTTACAGTACTTATTCATATGCTATTGATAACTAGCGTATTGCATAACAAGTTGCTTAATTTTGTTCCGGCCACAAATAGCGTGGCCGGAACTGGACTGCCTACGCTTCGCTACGGCAGCCAATTAGCAAAGTGTTATGTGCCATGGAGGTAGCTATTAAACCGAACGCAGATAGTTGGCACTTGATCATTAAAAGTGCAGCGTTTCCGATATTTCTAGTTCTATTAGCTGCATTAG of Rheinheimera sp. MM224 contains these proteins:
- a CDS encoding YggS family pyridoxal phosphate-dependent enzyme yields the protein MTNNIAEALKSAYNAITEFQTKQQLNQQSRLIAVSKTKPAASVATAYQAGQRAFGENYVQELVSKATELHQLDGIEWHFIGPIQSNKTKDIALYADWVHSIDRLKIAERLSAQRPSDKTPLQVLLQVNISGEESKSGINPADLMNLATQVAKLPQLTLKGLMAIPEPGKGAEAFAQMQKLSLQLQQQHPDAKELSMGMSDDWQDALRFGSTMIRLGTAIFGARETNSHE
- the proC gene encoding pyrroline-5-carboxylate reductase — translated: MNDNTVAFIGAGNMAQCIIGGMIKQGYPAENIIAANRNAEKLKVLKSQYKIETTTDNIEAVTKSDVIVLAVKPQMMAEVCQQLIEQAPECQEKLFISVAAGISVERFEQLLGQVRIIRAMPNTPALVGLGVTGLFPSRCSVYEQSFTEKLFAGTGKTVWLEKEQDINAIIAITGSAPAYFFYFMQAMQQVAQELGFDETQAKAMVVQTALGAATMANQSELSFEALRAQVTSKGGTTHEAIETFRQHNLESMVKDAMYAAIRRAEEMAKTL
- a CDS encoding YggT family protein, which codes for MTEAFFFLLSSLIKLYLMVVLLRIWLQSAKADFYNPFSQFVVKATNPAIVPLRRFLPSMGPIDTASWIFAFAICVLHVVIVQLLQLGQVLYIYLPLSALVLLITEALQLAFWILVIRALLSWFSQGRNPVELVMHQLTEPLLRPVRRVIPVMGGLDLSLLVVLLGIQFIQILLSNMLRGF
- a CDS encoding DUF167 family protein encodes the protein MLTRLANGDVLLQLHVQPGASRDQFLGLHGDAIKVAIKAPPVDGKANAHLQQFLALCFDVPKRQVLLEKGELSRQKKWRIVAPCSVPDALQPYLES
- a CDS encoding DUF4426 domain-containing protein, whose protein sequence is MKYYLLAASLILTLFINPVQAEQKKVLGPWDVHYIAFDSTMLDAKVAQSYQLQRSKYEAVLNISVLNSKDQKAQQVRISGTATDLTQKQIELTFREVKEGDAIYYLAQVPVHDQKHLNFKLDIWQGTENQKLEFSQVFYTE
- the rdgB gene encoding RdgB/HAM1 family non-canonical purine NTP pyrophosphatase; this translates as MHKLVLATGNKGKLAELSALLAPFDWQVLPQSDFQVPDAIEDGLSFIENALIKARHASRLTGLPAVADDSGLAVDALGGAPGIYSARYAGEHGNDLKNLQQLLVDLKDVPQGVRAAQFHCVLAFVRHANDPVPVIAHGIWHGQIAFDAAGSGGFGYDPIFLPDDSNGSAAELTSEQKKQLSHRGKALRLLVSLLKGEQLKGEQG
- the hemW gene encoding radical SAM family heme chaperone HemW, translating into MNLASTIQLQLPPLALYIHIPWCIQKCPYCDFNSHAVKQGIPEQEYISHLLADLRQDLGYVQGREISSIFIGGGTPSTFTGEGIQAILDGVRTELQLTRDCEITMEANPGTVEAARFTAYVAAGVTRFSIGVQSFQTEQLKALGRIHDCDEAIKAAQLAATLPLKSFNLDLMHGLPNQDVTGALADLQQAIDLKPPHLSWYQLTIEPNTAFASRPPVLPEDEALWDIQEQGHQLLQQHGYTQYEISAYSQPGLQCRHNLNYWRYGDYLGIGCGAHGKITVPETGKIIRPVKIKHPKGYMDISKGYLDESTEVQPDDRAFEFFMNRFRLLEACPKQDFSAYTGLPITSVEDALAKAKQLGLINSTETHWQISPKGARYLNDLLALFID